A single region of the Paramicrobacterium fandaimingii genome encodes:
- a CDS encoding IclR family transcriptional regulator translates to MSNDVVQGTRVSGGRGAASSQTLSRGIRILEILADASTPLTIDEVSNELGVHRSNAYRLLRTLEEHGLVGRDSAGRIALGARMASLAAGVAHDLQAEALPELTTVANELGMTCFLTIRDHDMCTTLASVEPRHAVASVAQRPGASHPVTVGAPGKAILAQLARSEWPADVSDELRAEVDAVAVTGFATSHNEVIPSVQSVALPLALRGRQPAAIAVVHVAPTLDVERIVERLGRSIVAISDALGG, encoded by the coding sequence GTGAGCAACGACGTTGTGCAGGGCACGCGGGTGTCGGGCGGCAGGGGAGCTGCATCGTCGCAGACGCTGAGCCGCGGCATCAGAATTCTCGAGATTCTCGCCGACGCATCGACGCCGCTGACGATCGACGAGGTCTCGAACGAGCTGGGAGTGCATCGCTCCAATGCGTACCGGCTGCTGCGCACGCTCGAGGAGCACGGGCTCGTCGGCCGCGACTCGGCTGGGCGCATCGCCCTCGGTGCACGCATGGCATCGCTTGCTGCGGGTGTCGCTCACGATCTGCAGGCCGAGGCGCTGCCCGAACTCACGACGGTGGCGAACGAACTGGGAATGACCTGCTTTCTCACGATTCGCGACCACGACATGTGCACGACGCTTGCGAGCGTCGAGCCGCGGCACGCGGTTGCCTCTGTCGCCCAACGTCCGGGTGCCAGCCACCCGGTCACCGTCGGAGCGCCGGGGAAGGCGATTCTCGCGCAGCTCGCCCGAAGCGAGTGGCCCGCCGACGTTTCGGACGAGCTGAGGGCCGAGGTCGACGCGGTCGCAGTGACCGGCTTCGCCACGAGCCACAACGAGGTGATCCCGAGCGTGCAGTCGGTTGCCCTTCCGCTTGCGCTGCGCGGGCGGCAGCCGGCCGCGATCGCGGTCGTGCACGTCGCGCCGACGCTCGACGTCGAGCGGATCGTCGAGCGCCTCGGACGTTCGATTGTCGCGATCAGCGACGCGCTGGGTGGATGA
- the crcB gene encoding fluoride efflux transporter CrcB, with protein MTPLVFLALALAGGVGAAVRFWLDGVISARLQKPFPFGTAIINVSGSLVLGALTGAAAAFLIPESVALIVGTGFLGGYTTFSTASVETVRLVQQGRWFAGLAGGVGMLVLAVAAAALGWALTSLL; from the coding sequence GTGACGCCCCTCGTGTTCCTCGCGCTTGCTCTCGCCGGTGGCGTCGGAGCCGCCGTTCGATTCTGGCTCGACGGCGTCATCAGCGCCCGCCTGCAGAAGCCGTTCCCCTTCGGTACCGCAATCATCAACGTCAGCGGTTCCCTGGTTCTCGGGGCACTGACCGGCGCGGCGGCCGCGTTTCTCATTCCCGAGAGCGTCGCGCTCATCGTCGGCACGGGCTTTCTCGGCGGCTATACGACGTTCAGCACGGCGAGCGTCGAGACCGTCAGGCTTGTTCAGCAGGGCCGCTGGTTCGCCGGTCTGGCAGGCGGAGTCGGGATGCTCGTGCTCGCTGTCGCCGCGGCTGCGCTCGGCTGGGCGCTGACGTCGCTGCTGTGA
- a CDS encoding fluoride efflux transporter FluC: protein MNTPERPPHTQWRFLALVAIGGAVGSALRAAIALGMNSDSFPLATLTVNLLGALGLGMLLEALSRFGDDTGRRRALRLGIGTGFFGGFTTYSTFAVDTVGLIGDGTTTLAIGYVLLTLLVGAVATVLGIMLGAGLHRRRTRGGGAL, encoded by the coding sequence GTGAACACACCAGAGCGTCCCCCACACACTCAGTGGCGGTTTCTCGCACTCGTCGCGATCGGTGGCGCCGTCGGCAGCGCGCTGCGCGCCGCGATCGCGCTCGGCATGAACAGCGATTCCTTTCCCTTGGCCACGCTCACCGTGAACCTGCTCGGCGCACTCGGGCTCGGCATGCTGCTTGAGGCGCTCAGCCGCTTCGGCGATGACACGGGGCGCCGACGCGCGCTTCGTCTCGGCATCGGCACGGGCTTCTTCGGCGGCTTCACCACCTACAGCACGTTTGCCGTCGACACGGTGGGGCTGATCGGCGACGGCACGACGACGCTCGCGATCGGCTATGTGCTTCTCACTCTTCTCGTCGGTGCCGTCGCAACGGTGCTCGGCATTATGCTCGGCGCAGGTCTGCACCGGCGCCGCACTCGAGGCGGAGGTGCATTGTGA
- a CDS encoding GntR family transcriptional regulator yields MPQSTRRSGAPVSVFRVPRTSTVDLIAVELRNAIFSGALPVGGQIGEVEISSQLGVSRSPLREAMQRLVQEGLLTATPGRGLRVSKIGPEHVADLYAARKAVESESLRLIMKRGDADALSRLDAAFSTLIEVSEGTDARAIGNADIVFHQTLVDAAGSRRLSHYMSTLTIETRIASFSSPNGYAVRRSVSPTYETLLGAMRDGDVDAALAALSMQFDDAVSRLIGKDADVETVETPPDAIPPSFEPIIDSPRA; encoded by the coding sequence ATGCCACAGAGCACACGTCGTTCGGGAGCGCCGGTATCGGTGTTCCGAGTTCCACGGACATCGACGGTTGATCTCATCGCTGTCGAGCTGCGCAATGCGATCTTCTCGGGGGCTCTCCCGGTCGGTGGGCAGATCGGCGAGGTCGAGATCTCGTCCCAACTTGGAGTGAGCCGCAGTCCGCTTCGAGAGGCCATGCAGCGGTTGGTTCAAGAGGGCCTGCTGACGGCGACTCCAGGTCGAGGACTTCGCGTCAGCAAGATCGGGCCCGAGCACGTCGCCGATCTCTATGCCGCGCGCAAGGCAGTCGAGTCAGAATCGCTCAGACTCATCATGAAACGCGGCGACGCAGACGCGCTTTCCCGCCTCGACGCGGCGTTCTCGACGCTCATCGAGGTGAGCGAAGGAACAGACGCGCGCGCGATCGGCAACGCGGACATCGTGTTTCACCAAACTCTCGTGGATGCCGCTGGCAGCCGTCGCCTCTCGCATTACATGAGCACTCTCACCATTGAGACGCGCATCGCCAGCTTCAGTTCTCCCAACGGCTACGCTGTGCGGCGCAGCGTCTCCCCCACGTACGAGACCCTTCTCGGGGCGATGCGCGATGGCGACGTTGATGCGGCGCTCGCAGCGCTCTCGATGCAGTTCGACGACGCGGTCTCGCGACTGATCGGCAAGGATGCCGACGTCGAGACCGTCGAAACTCCTCCAGACGCCATACCCCCGAGCTTCGAGCCCATCATCGACTCGCCCCGTGCCTAG
- a CDS encoding transporter substrate-binding domain-containing protein translates to MTKRRMLARTGIAAVGILALGLMAGCSSDSGSGGGGGSDDSGSTLQKAIDAGSITIAVADERPYSWVDDNGEPQGATVAMHKEIFKALGIDDIKVVESDWNSLIPGLNAGRFDVISAGMSILPDRCAKAAFSDPEIMYTTTLMVPEGNPEGLTDLDSVKATDGGVKLAILAGGIEAGYAESLGITNTVEVDNAQDGMDLVSNGRADVFAMTAISLNWMAENNPDAGVETTDAFVQVIDGVEQIGAGSTVFRQDDTELLDAYNKELANITGDPEKYMSLVGEYGFTEENLPPEDLTTEQLCEGDLS, encoded by the coding sequence ATGACAAAGCGTCGAATGCTCGCCCGTACTGGCATTGCCGCGGTCGGGATCTTGGCACTCGGCCTCATGGCCGGGTGCAGCTCTGACTCTGGATCCGGCGGAGGCGGCGGATCAGACGACTCAGGCAGCACTCTCCAGAAGGCCATTGATGCCGGGTCGATCACCATCGCGGTTGCCGACGAGCGCCCCTACTCGTGGGTCGATGACAACGGTGAGCCCCAGGGGGCAACAGTTGCCATGCACAAAGAGATCTTCAAGGCTCTCGGCATCGACGACATCAAGGTCGTCGAGTCCGACTGGAACTCGCTGATCCCCGGACTGAATGCCGGTCGCTTCGATGTGATCAGCGCGGGAATGTCGATTCTTCCCGACCGCTGTGCGAAGGCCGCATTCAGCGACCCAGAGATCATGTACACGACAACCCTGATGGTTCCCGAGGGCAACCCCGAAGGACTGACTGACCTCGACTCCGTGAAGGCGACAGACGGTGGCGTCAAGCTCGCCATTCTCGCCGGCGGCATCGAAGCCGGATACGCCGAGTCGCTCGGAATCACGAACACCGTCGAGGTCGACAACGCTCAGGACGGCATGGACCTCGTCTCCAACGGTCGCGCCGACGTGTTCGCAATGACTGCCATCTCGCTCAACTGGATGGCCGAGAACAACCCGGATGCGGGAGTCGAGACGACTGACGCCTTCGTTCAGGTGATCGACGGAGTCGAGCAGATCGGTGCAGGATCGACGGTCTTCCGCCAGGACGACACAGAATTGCTCGACGCGTACAACAAGGAGCTCGCGAACATCACGGGCGACCCCGAGAAGTACATGTCGCTCGTGGGTGAGTATGGGTTCACCGAAGAGAACCTGCCTCCCGAGGACCTCACGACTGAGCAGCTCTGCGAAGGGGACCTGAGCTAA
- the ehuC gene encoding ectoine/hydroxyectoine ABC transporter permease subunit EhuC: MGDNFAALIGALPLVGEGVLVTIQLTIGGALLALVISIGLGLLARFQNIVLRGTARAIIEFFRGTSLVVQLFWFFYVMPQLGVELPAMFVGILALGLNYGAYGAEVVRGSINSVPSGQWEATTALSLSPTQRMWRIIFPQAWALMIPSLTNLLIQLLKGTAIVSFITLTDLTYATDKLRNSSDTFFAYGVSLIIYFLIAYVLTLVMNALEVQAKHKLGRGESLRQALSFRSPRSVDGKAGVS, from the coding sequence TTGGGCGATAACTTCGCGGCGCTCATCGGAGCGCTGCCGTTGGTGGGCGAAGGTGTATTGGTCACCATTCAGCTCACCATCGGCGGCGCTCTGCTGGCGCTCGTCATCTCAATAGGACTCGGGCTTCTCGCTCGTTTCCAGAACATCGTTCTTCGAGGCACTGCGCGAGCCATCATCGAGTTCTTCCGCGGCACGTCTCTCGTGGTGCAGCTCTTCTGGTTCTTCTACGTGATGCCGCAGCTCGGAGTCGAGCTGCCCGCAATGTTCGTCGGCATTCTCGCGCTCGGGCTCAACTATGGAGCGTATGGCGCCGAGGTTGTTCGGGGCTCGATCAACTCGGTGCCTTCCGGACAGTGGGAGGCGACGACAGCCCTCAGTCTGAGCCCAACCCAGCGCATGTGGCGCATTATCTTCCCGCAGGCGTGGGCGCTCATGATCCCCTCCCTGACGAACCTGCTCATTCAGCTTCTCAAGGGAACGGCAATCGTCAGCTTCATCACATTGACCGATCTCACCTACGCGACAGACAAGCTGCGCAACTCGTCAGACACATTCTTCGCATACGGCGTGAGCCTTATTATCTACTTCCTCATTGCATACGTACTGACGCTCGTCATGAACGCCCTCGAGGTGCAGGCCAAGCACAAGCTCGGTCGCGGTGAGTCGTTGCGTCAGGCCCTCAGCTTCCGTTCTCCGCGAAGCGTCGACGGTAAGGCGGGTGTGTCATGA
- the ehuD gene encoding ectoine/hydroxyectoine ABC transporter permease subunit EhuD, protein MTGLQWDWTMVWEALPELLLKFVQVTLLVTVLGSIIAAVLGLVIAVARRSAPRPIAAVLTFVVNFIRMTPIVVQLLFAYYLFLELDPVTIGVIIFGIHYATYMAEVYRAGIEAVPNGQWEATTALSMSPTRTWTAVVIPQALRSTIPALGNYVISMFKDTPFLIAITVTEMVRAALVFGGNHFTYIEAITLAGVIFLVASYPTSLLIGRLEKRLAFSN, encoded by the coding sequence ATGACCGGCCTTCAATGGGACTGGACCATGGTCTGGGAGGCGCTCCCAGAGCTGCTCCTCAAATTCGTGCAGGTCACCCTGCTTGTCACCGTTCTCGGAAGTATTATCGCTGCCGTTCTCGGGCTCGTCATCGCCGTCGCACGGCGATCTGCGCCGAGGCCGATTGCCGCTGTGCTCACGTTTGTCGTGAACTTCATCCGAATGACGCCCATCGTGGTTCAACTGCTGTTCGCGTACTACCTGTTCCTCGAGCTGGATCCCGTGACGATCGGCGTGATCATCTTCGGCATCCACTACGCCACGTACATGGCTGAGGTCTACCGCGCTGGCATCGAAGCGGTGCCTAACGGCCAGTGGGAAGCCACGACTGCGCTGTCGATGTCGCCCACTCGCACGTGGACAGCCGTTGTGATTCCGCAGGCCTTGAGGTCGACAATTCCCGCCCTGGGAAACTACGTCATCTCGATGTTCAAGGACACACCGTTCCTCATCGCGATCACCGTGACCGAGATGGTCAGAGCTGCCCTCGTCTTCGGCGGGAACCATTTCACATACATCGAAGCGATCACATTGGCTGGCGTCATCTTCTTGGTCGCCAGCTACCCCACGTCATTGCTCATCGGCCGATTGGAAAAGCGACTTGCCTTCTCAAACTGA
- the ehuA gene encoding ectoine/hydroxyectoine ABC transporter ATP-binding protein EhuA: protein MPSQTDTEPAIRFDNVEKRFGDNVVLHDLDFSVAKGDRVTLIGPSGSGKTTILRLVMTLEEANAGYIYVDGEPLTHEERGGKRVELKEKHKNEVRKRIGMVFQQFNLFPNMTVMDNLIEAPVHVLKMSKADAREKAKGLLEKVGLSDKADAHPLELSGGQQQRVAVARALAMDPEILLLDEVTSALDPEIVGEVLNILRDVAKETDITMLIVTHEMQFARDVSNRVLMFDGGKIVEESDPETMFTSPKEQRTRDFLSAVLGNN, encoded by the coding sequence TTGCCTTCTCAAACTGACACAGAGCCGGCAATCCGGTTCGACAACGTTGAAAAGCGATTCGGCGACAACGTCGTTCTGCACGACTTGGACTTCAGCGTCGCCAAGGGTGACCGCGTCACACTCATCGGGCCCAGTGGTTCAGGAAAGACGACGATTCTTCGTCTTGTCATGACGCTCGAAGAGGCGAACGCCGGGTACATCTACGTCGACGGCGAGCCGCTCACGCACGAAGAGCGTGGCGGAAAGCGCGTTGAACTGAAGGAGAAGCACAAGAACGAGGTGCGGAAGCGCATCGGAATGGTGTTTCAGCAGTTCAACCTGTTTCCCAACATGACGGTCATGGACAACCTCATTGAGGCGCCCGTGCACGTTCTGAAGATGTCGAAGGCCGACGCCCGCGAGAAGGCAAAGGGTCTTCTTGAGAAGGTGGGGTTGTCTGACAAGGCAGATGCTCACCCTCTCGAGCTCTCCGGTGGGCAGCAGCAGCGCGTTGCCGTTGCGCGCGCGCTGGCGATGGACCCCGAGATTCTGCTGCTCGACGAAGTGACGTCGGCGCTCGACCCCGAGATCGTGGGCGAAGTGCTGAACATTCTTCGTGACGTGGCGAAAGAAACAGACATCACGATGCTGATCGTGACTCACGAGATGCAGTTTGCGCGTGACGTCTCGAACCGCGTGCTGATGTTCGACGGCGGAAAGATCGTCGAGGAGTCAGACCCAGAGACGATGTTCACGTCGCCGAAGGAGCAGCGTACGCGCGACTTCCTCTCGGCGGTGCTCGGCAACAACTGA
- a CDS encoding DUF5997 family protein, which yields MSAPTSQSMKAATAAKKLGILLSATPPEFRDGPVTREELNELQVNPPEWLAELRRDGPHPRHEVARKLGVSTSGLARAEITDPLTTAQIKELLVKKPEWLVTERARQAKVHEENARVKTQAATKRSRD from the coding sequence ATGAGCGCACCCACATCTCAGTCGATGAAAGCCGCAACGGCCGCAAAGAAACTCGGCATACTGCTTTCTGCGACACCACCCGAGTTTCGCGACGGGCCCGTGACCCGAGAAGAGCTGAACGAGCTGCAGGTGAATCCCCCCGAATGGCTGGCGGAGCTGCGCCGCGATGGCCCGCACCCGCGCCACGAAGTTGCGCGCAAGCTCGGCGTCTCGACATCGGGTCTCGCCCGCGCAGAGATCACCGATCCGCTCACAACTGCTCAGATCAAGGAGCTTCTCGTGAAGAAGCCCGAGTGGCTGGTGACCGAACGAGCACGCCAGGCGAAGGTGCACGAAGAGAACGCGCGGGTGAAGACTCAGGCTGCCACCAAACGCTCGCGCGACTGA
- a CDS encoding LysR substrate-binding domain-containing protein: MGENTTDAVDGRHLRVAFVPGVTPDKWFRTWRERMPDVDIVAVPLEDEREQRLVLTDSRADMSLVRLPIADDGLHVIPLYVENPVVVAPKGHEITAADAVDIADLAGEHLLQHPDAVAEWRDIALEVADGTRIDVPSMTPRDAIELVGSGAGIVIVPLSVARQFDRKDVVRRPVTGVAETRVALCWPVDADGELVEQFIGVVRGRSARSTRSLGSVEAEQEAAKQRAAKKKAAARRSTEQARERKHADRAARRKAGGRKRGRR; the protein is encoded by the coding sequence ATGGGCGAGAACACGACGGATGCTGTCGACGGGCGACACCTGCGTGTGGCATTTGTGCCGGGCGTCACCCCCGACAAATGGTTTCGCACCTGGCGGGAGCGCATGCCGGACGTGGATATTGTTGCGGTGCCGCTTGAGGATGAGCGTGAACAGCGGCTGGTTCTGACGGACAGCCGCGCAGACATGTCGCTCGTGCGCTTGCCGATTGCCGATGACGGGCTCCACGTGATTCCGCTCTATGTCGAGAATCCCGTCGTCGTTGCCCCCAAGGGGCATGAGATAACGGCAGCGGATGCCGTGGACATCGCCGACCTTGCGGGTGAGCACCTGTTGCAGCATCCGGATGCCGTCGCCGAGTGGCGAGACATCGCTCTCGAAGTTGCTGACGGAACGCGCATCGACGTGCCGTCGATGACGCCGCGCGACGCGATCGAACTGGTTGGCAGCGGGGCCGGCATCGTGATTGTTCCGTTGTCGGTCGCCCGGCAGTTCGACCGCAAAGACGTGGTTCGTCGACCCGTCACCGGCGTCGCAGAAACTCGAGTCGCACTCTGCTGGCCTGTCGATGCGGATGGCGAGCTGGTTGAGCAGTTCATCGGCGTCGTGCGCGGGCGCTCGGCGAGAAGCACGCGCTCCCTTGGATCCGTTGAAGCTGAGCAAGAGGCGGCCAAACAGCGTGCGGCGAAGAAGAAGGCCGCCGCCCGGCGATCAACCGAACAGGCTCGAGAGCGCAAGCACGCCGACCGTGCAGCACGGCGCAAGGCGGGCGGGCGAAAGCGCGGTCGACGCTGA
- a CDS encoding VIT1/CCC1 transporter family protein — translation MTDAQSAAPRNPTPADIRRWRQYLADERAEAAVYEELASKRSGEERAILLGLVDAERRHEAHWVDLLGENVGLPTRTKMRTRMLAFLARRFGSIFVLALMQQAESRSPYGTDNDATDAMAADEQIHEEVVRGLAARGRTRLSGTFRAAVFGANDGLVSNLALVIGMAATGVSSSIVLASGIAGLLAGALSMGAGEFVSVRSQRELLSSTLPNPDTTKILPNLDAEANELALVYRARGMSAEDAESHARERLYGLECVHGRDDAVQHSAAPESDSHSAIGSAWGAAASSFCFFSSGAIIPVIPLLFGASGLTAIIIAAVLVGVALLITGAIVGVLSGASPVKRALRQLAIGYGAALVTYLLGLLFGTTVS, via the coding sequence GTGACCGACGCTCAGTCAGCCGCACCCCGAAACCCGACGCCCGCCGACATCAGGCGCTGGCGTCAATACCTCGCAGACGAACGCGCAGAGGCCGCCGTCTACGAAGAACTCGCCAGCAAACGCTCTGGCGAAGAGCGCGCCATTCTTCTCGGGCTCGTCGATGCCGAGAGGCGTCACGAAGCACACTGGGTCGACCTCCTCGGAGAGAACGTGGGGCTCCCCACTCGAACGAAGATGCGCACGCGGATGCTGGCATTTCTCGCCCGTCGCTTCGGCTCCATCTTCGTGCTCGCCCTCATGCAGCAAGCCGAATCCCGGTCGCCGTACGGCACAGACAATGACGCTACCGATGCCATGGCCGCAGACGAGCAGATTCATGAAGAGGTCGTTCGCGGTCTCGCGGCACGCGGCCGCACACGCCTGTCCGGTACGTTCCGCGCCGCCGTCTTCGGCGCCAACGACGGTCTCGTCTCCAACCTCGCCCTCGTGATCGGCATGGCTGCGACGGGAGTCTCAAGCTCGATCGTTCTCGCCTCGGGCATCGCCGGCCTCCTCGCCGGCGCCCTCTCGATGGGCGCGGGCGAATTCGTGTCGGTGCGGTCGCAGCGAGAGCTTCTCAGCTCCACTCTCCCCAACCCCGACACCACGAAGATTCTGCCGAACCTGGATGCCGAGGCAAACGAACTCGCGCTGGTCTACCGTGCCCGCGGCATGTCCGCAGAAGACGCCGAATCGCACGCGCGCGAACGCCTCTATGGGCTCGAGTGCGTGCACGGCAGGGACGACGCCGTGCAGCACAGTGCAGCACCCGAAAGCGACAGCCACTCGGCCATCGGCTCGGCGTGGGGAGCCGCGGCATCCAGCTTCTGCTTCTTCTCATCCGGGGCGATCATTCCCGTGATTCCACTGCTGTTCGGTGCCTCTGGTCTGACGGCGATCATCATCGCTGCCGTGCTCGTTGGCGTCGCGCTTCTGATCACCGGAGCGATCGTCGGCGTGCTCTCGGGGGCATCTCCTGTGAAACGCGCGCTGCGGCAGCTCGCCATCGGGTACGGGGCGGCACTCGTCACCTATCTGCTCGGCCTGCTGTTCGGCACAACCGTGAGCTAG
- the mgrA gene encoding L-glyceraldehyde 3-phosphate reductase, with the protein MNEERFDQPVPETHQPYVAAADRYTNFGYRRVGESGLLLPPISLGLWYNFGDNKPFDGQREVLRHAFDKGITHFDLANNYGPPYGSAEENFGRMMRGDFKPYRNELILSSKAGWDMWPGPYGFLGTRKYLLSSLEESLQRMSVDYVDIFYSHRYDPNTPVAETIGALDTAVRQGKALYAGISSYSPERTLEAVEVARSLGTPLVIHQPSYSMLNRWIEDGLTETLADAGMGSIGFTPLAQGLLTDKFLGGKNEGHATNRRSFSDDMLSDDNLRRLEGLNSIAQERGQTLAQMALAWALRTVTSALIGASRIEQLDENIAALDNREFSEDELRRIDEFAGDAGVNIWAKSSEL; encoded by the coding sequence GTGAACGAAGAGCGCTTCGACCAGCCAGTCCCCGAGACACACCAGCCCTATGTCGCCGCGGCAGATCGGTACACCAACTTCGGGTATCGGCGCGTCGGCGAAAGCGGCCTGCTGCTGCCGCCCATCTCGCTCGGGCTCTGGTACAACTTCGGCGACAATAAGCCGTTCGACGGGCAGCGCGAGGTGTTGCGGCACGCGTTCGACAAGGGAATCACCCACTTCGACCTCGCCAACAACTACGGGCCGCCCTACGGCAGCGCCGAGGAGAACTTCGGCCGCATGATGCGCGGCGACTTCAAGCCCTACCGCAACGAGCTCATTCTCTCGAGCAAGGCCGGCTGGGACATGTGGCCGGGGCCGTACGGGTTTCTCGGCACCCGCAAGTATCTGCTGTCGAGTCTCGAAGAGTCGCTGCAGCGCATGTCTGTCGACTACGTCGACATCTTCTATTCGCACCGATACGACCCGAACACGCCTGTCGCCGAGACGATCGGGGCGCTCGACACCGCCGTGCGTCAGGGCAAGGCACTGTATGCCGGAATCTCGTCGTATTCGCCCGAGCGCACCCTCGAAGCCGTCGAGGTGGCACGGTCGCTCGGCACACCGCTCGTGATCCACCAGCCGTCGTATTCGATGCTCAATCGCTGGATCGAAGACGGCCTCACCGAGACGCTCGCCGATGCCGGCATGGGTTCGATCGGCTTCACCCCGCTCGCTCAGGGCCTCCTGACCGACAAGTTCCTCGGGGGCAAGAACGAGGGGCACGCCACGAATCGCCGCTCGTTCAGCGACGACATGCTCAGCGACGACAACCTGCGTCGCCTCGAAGGCCTCAACAGCATTGCTCAGGAACGCGGTCAGACACTTGCACAGATGGCGCTCGCGTGGGCGCTGCGCACCGTGACCTCTGCCCTCATTGGGGCATCGCGCATCGAGCAGCTCGACGAGAATATCGCAGCACTCGACAACCGCGAGTTCAGCGAAGACGAGCTGCGCCGCATCGACGAATTCGCGGGCGACGCCGGGGTGAACATCTGGGCGAAGTCGAGCGAGCTCTAA
- a CDS encoding SDR family oxidoreductase, whose protein sequence is MTRVLYIGGSGMISSACVRASLQRGHEVTVLNRGRTTERPLPDGVEQLTADASSPTSVQDAIGTREFDAVAQFVAFSPEQVQRDIEFFSGRTGQYVFISSASAYQTPPSLLPVTESTPLRNPFWQYSRDKIAGEDLLVAAYRDSGFPMTIVRPSHTYDHTGLPTLGGWTDIARMRAGKPVVVHGDGTSLWTVTHNSDFAVGFTGLLGNPLALGEAFTITGDHAPTWNQIYEWLADAAGAPCNIIHVTSDRIASAVPQLGPGLLGDKSHSMVFDTSKLRALVPEFGTTVPYWQGAREQIAWFDAHQAKQVTDAALDAVFDALVAEAHPRGAH, encoded by the coding sequence ATGACACGAGTGCTCTACATCGGCGGTTCTGGCATGATCAGCTCGGCGTGCGTTCGCGCGTCACTGCAGAGAGGCCACGAGGTGACGGTGCTCAATCGCGGACGAACCACTGAACGGCCGCTGCCAGACGGCGTCGAGCAGCTGACGGCGGACGCGAGCTCACCGACATCCGTTCAGGACGCCATCGGCACTCGCGAGTTCGATGCCGTTGCGCAGTTCGTCGCCTTCTCGCCCGAGCAGGTGCAGCGCGACATCGAGTTCTTCAGCGGGCGCACGGGGCAATACGTCTTCATCAGCTCTGCGTCTGCGTACCAGACGCCGCCGTCGCTCCTGCCCGTCACCGAGTCAACGCCGCTGCGCAACCCGTTCTGGCAGTATTCCCGCGACAAGATCGCGGGCGAAGACCTGCTTGTTGCGGCGTATCGCGACAGCGGTTTTCCCATGACCATCGTGCGACCCTCGCACACCTACGATCACACGGGGCTGCCGACGCTCGGCGGCTGGACCGACATCGCCCGCATGCGCGCGGGCAAACCGGTCGTCGTGCACGGCGACGGAACGAGCCTCTGGACGGTGACGCACAACTCTGACTTCGCCGTCGGGTTCACCGGCCTGCTCGGCAATCCGCTCGCGCTCGGAGAGGCGTTCACGATCACCGGCGATCACGCACCGACGTGGAATCAGATCTACGAGTGGCTCGCGGATGCCGCAGGGGCACCCTGCAACATCATTCACGTCACGAGCGATCGCATCGCCTCGGCGGTTCCGCAACTCGGCCCCGGCCTGCTCGGCGACAAGTCGCACTCGATGGTCTTCGACACGAGCAAGCTGCGCGCTCTCGTGCCGGAGTTCGGCACGACTGTGCCCTACTGGCAGGGCGCTCGCGAGCAGATCGCGTGGTTTGACGCACACCAAGCGAAGCAGGTGACGGATGCCGCTCTCGACGCGGTCTTCGACGCGTTGGTCGCCGAGGCTCACCCGAGAGGCGCGCACTGA